One Brassica oleracea var. oleracea cultivar TO1000 chromosome C7, BOL, whole genome shotgun sequence genomic window carries:
- the LOC106303796 gene encoding probable RNA-binding protein ARP1: MSSNTSYYRSPFGDTTFTKVFVGGLAWETPTEEMRRYFEQFGEILEAVIITDKVTGKSKGYGFVTFREPESATRAVADPNPVIDGRKANCNIASFGQPRPSTPRGRGQGGSPSRYQGGGQSGYSGMPGSLQQAATAQLMYPSYGYTYNSEYGYHQALYNTQLQQAQAQYYQQQMYGGGETSPSSSNIMPSPYYYLQAPSPRPYSHQHYAHHINHQQQQQQRLTSASSYLIHPSNFGVPTTFSNAPSSQEPISSSTESQAPHQVSGGGELDVTDATESTTTDNRE; this comes from the exons ATGTCTTCTAATACGAGCTACTACCGATCGCCCTTCGGAGACACGACCTTCACAAAAGTGTTCGTCGGAGGCTTAGCATGGGAAACTCCGACCGAGGAAATGCGTCGTTACTTTGAGCAGTTCGGTGAGATTCTCGAAGCAGTCATCATCACCGATAAGGTCACCGGCAAATCTAAAGGCTATGGTTTC GTCACGTTTCGAGAGCCAGAGTCAGCGACGAGGGCAGTAGCCGATCCAAATCCTGTGATCGATGGAAGAAAGGCAAATTGTAATATTGCGTCTTTTGGACAGCCCCGACCATCGACGCCTCGAG GGAGAGGACAAGGAGGAAGCCCTAGTCGGTATCAAGGAGGAGGACAATCAGGCTATTCCGGAATGCCTGGTTCGCTGCAACAAGCTGCGACTGCCCAGCTCATGTATCCGTCCTACGG GTACACCTACAATTCTGAATATGGGTACCACCAA GCATTATACAACACACAACTCCAACAAGCACAAGCACAATACTACCAACAGCAAATGTACGGCGGAGGAGAAACATCACCATCATCTTCCAACATCATGCCTTCTCCTTACTATTACCTCCAAGCTCCAAGCCCTAGACCATATTCTCATCAGCATTATGCTCATCATATTAACCATCAGCAGCAACAGCAACAACGCTTAACTTCTGCTTCTTCTTACCTAATCCACCCATCCAATTTCGGGGTTCCTACTACTTTCTCTAATGCCCCTTCTTCCCAAGAGCCAATATCTTCTTCGACCG AATCACAAGCACCACATCAAGTGTCTGGAGGAGGAGAACTCGATGTAACGGATGCAACTGAAAGTACAACAACGGACAACAGAGAGTAG